Part of the Armatimonadota bacterium genome is shown below.
CAGTGGTCCTAACGCATCCGGTTGGACCCCGCGCGAGCTGCTGTCACATATGGTTGGTGCCTGGCAGCGCGTTCCAATGCATACGGCGTTCTTCCGCGATAGCGTCGACGTGCCTGTCCAGGTCGCCGATCCGTGCTGGACGCCGGAATGGGCTACGGCGCCGATCTCCGCGTTCCAGGCGTGCCTCGAAGCGGGGTACGACTTGAACAAGGCGTTCCTTAGCCGTGTCAAGGAGTCGGAACTGTCGATCCACGGCAAACCCCATTCGGTGAGACAACGCTTGGCGATTTTCTCATGCTGAGCTATGCCAAGCATCTGGACGACTACCACATGCCCCAACTGGAGGAGTTTGCGAAGAGGGCGTGAGGCTTGTTGCCGGGATCTTTGGGGGAAGTCCGAACGGACTTCCCCCATTTGGTGGTGCGGCGCGTCAGGCAGCGGTGTTGCGTGATCTTCGGCGCTTTACGTGGTCGAGTTCGATCTTCCGCAACCGGAACGATTCCGGCGTCACTTCAAGCACGTCGTCGTCCCCGAGCATCTCGATGGCGTTCTCCAGGCTCATGATGCGCGGCGGCGTCAGACGGACAGCGATGTCGCTGTTTGAACTCCGGATGTTCGTCTTGTGTTTTTGCTTGACGACATTGACTTCGAGGTCCCCGGGACGTTGGTTCTGTCCCACGATCATACCGGCGTAGACCGGAATCTGCGGGCCGAGAAACAGCAAGCCTCGCCCCTCGGCCGCCTCGAGGCCATATCCGCTGGTGACCCCGTCCTCATACGCGATCAGGAAGCCCTTTTCGTGCGACGGGATTTCGCCCACATACGGTGCGTAACCACCGTGCAGCGTATTCAGGATGCCGGTGCCTCGTGTGTCCGTGAGGAACTCGGTACGGTAGCCGAGAAAGCCGCGAGTTGGAACCAGGAACTCCATAAACGCGTTCCCGTCTTCAACACGCATGTCCTTCATCTCGCCGTGCCGGGCTCCAAGCTGCTCGATGACTGACCCCGCGTACGCCTCGGGTACCTCCACGTGAACGTGTTCCATCGGTTCCTCGCGGTGCCCTTCCACTTCGCGGAAGATGACCTGCGGCTTTCCTACCTGAAATTCAAAGCCCTCTCGACGCATCTTCTCCACAAGGATGGCCAGATGGAGCTCGCCCCGGCCGGCGACAAGATAGGTGTCGGCGCTGTCGGTCTCCGTAACGCGAAGAGCCACATCCGTCTCGAGTTCCTTGAACAGGCGTTCCCGGATCTTCCGGCTTGTGACAAACGTTCCCTCGCGGCCGCTGAACGGGGAGGTGTTGACGCCAAAGGTCATTTCCACGGTCGGAAGGTCGATATGGAGCGGGGGAAGCGCGATGGGGCGGTCGCTGCAAGCGAGTGTATCGCCGATCCGGGCGGCGCTGATTCCCGCGATCGCCACGATATCGCCGGCGTGCGCTTCGTCCGCGCTCACCCGTTCCATCCCTACATATTTGAGGACTTCGCTCACTTTTGCGCGAGCCTGCTCGCCTTCGCGATTGATATGGGTGATAGGCTGGCCGCGTTGCACGGCGCCTTTGAGAATCTTGCCGATGCTCAACTTGCCCTTGTATTCATCGTCCTGGACGCTCACAACGAGCATCTGGAACGGCGCGTCAAGGTCGGCCTTCGGATGGGGGATGTTCTCAATCACGGTTTCCAGGAGAGGCTCGATGCTCGACATGATATCAAGCTCGTCCGTGAGTCCGGCCTTTCCCTGCGTCGCAGCAGCGTATACAACCGGAAAGTCCGCCTGCCGGTCCGTGGCGCCCAGGTCGAGGAAGAGGTCGAAGGTTTTGTTAAGCACCCAGTCGGTGCGTGATTCCTTCCGGTCCACCTTGTTGATGACTACGATGATTTTGTGGCCGAGCTCGAGTGCCTTCCGAAGAACGAATTTCGTCTGGGGCATTGGTCCCTCGGCGGCATCCACCAGCAGGAGGGCGCCATCGACCATCGTCAGGACGCGCTCTACCTCGCCGCCAAAGTCCGCGTGGCCGG
Proteins encoded:
- the typA gene encoding translational GTPase TypA, whose amino-acid sequence is MDAKHIRNVAIIAHVDHGKTTLVDAMLRQTSAVHERGVKVERLMDTNDLEREKGITIFSKNASVIWDGFTINIVDTPGHADFGGEVERVLTMVDGALLLVDAAEGPMPQTKFVLRKALELGHKIIVVINKVDRKESRTDWVLNKTFDLFLDLGATDRQADFPVVYAAATQGKAGLTDELDIMSSIEPLLETVIENIPHPKADLDAPFQMLVVSVQDDEYKGKLSIGKILKGAVQRGQPITHINREGEQARAKVSEVLKYVGMERVSADEAHAGDIVAIAGISAARIGDTLACSDRPIALPPLHIDLPTVEMTFGVNTSPFSGREGTFVTSRKIRERLFKELETDVALRVTETDSADTYLVAGRGELHLAILVEKMRREGFEFQVGKPQVIFREVEGHREEPMEHVHVEVPEAYAGSVIEQLGARHGEMKDMRVEDGNAFMEFLVPTRGFLGYRTEFLTDTRGTGILNTLHGGYAPYVGEIPSHEKGFLIAYEDGVTSGYGLEAAEGRGLLFLGPQIPVYAGMIVGQNQRPGDLEVNVVKQKHKTNIRSSNSDIAVRLTPPRIMSLENAIEMLGDDDVLEVTPESFRLRKIELDHVKRRRSRNTAA